Proteins encoded by one window of Silvibacterium dinghuense:
- a CDS encoding sensor histidine kinase: MDRQSVRRELVSFLGITAAAVAVALVCRYLAEINQTTAALTFLVLVLLTASRFRIVHSIYLSVLCALLYNFYFLPPIGTFTIHDPQNWIALGAFLSVGILVSHLSDTARQQTRISEARRQEVEQLYGFSQQLMLQDDFRSLARQAPSIAATIFGFRAVALYVRDHDAAHYSDPEAVLLPAAELRKAALALETGARAIDGAQVVPLMFGMRSVGALAVLGSSASHVQLEAIGALVAIALERAATIEQSTHVEAARESERLRSALLDSVTHDLRTPLTSIRAAASTLLSHPNLPNEGRSEMYAVIEEESARLDLLIGRAVEMAQLDAQGIQVKPKPEKIADLVAMALEEARGPLGNRAVTVEIPDNLPRVLLDRELVRRVLRHLIENAARYSPDASSLRIWARVEDYRLMVSLEDRGPGIDEADQPYIFDKFFRGRNQKPGTSGTGMGLAIVKAIMIAHGGGVTMGNRPGGGAIFTLWLPADGQGASTEEPVRD, encoded by the coding sequence ATGGATCGACAGAGCGTGCGCCGTGAGCTGGTTTCGTTCCTGGGCATCACCGCAGCGGCGGTGGCTGTGGCGCTGGTTTGCCGCTACCTTGCAGAAATCAACCAGACCACCGCGGCACTCACCTTCCTGGTGCTGGTGCTGTTGACTGCATCACGCTTCCGAATCGTTCATTCGATCTATCTCTCGGTGTTGTGCGCGCTGCTCTATAACTTCTACTTTCTGCCTCCGATCGGGACCTTCACGATTCACGATCCGCAGAACTGGATTGCCCTGGGCGCGTTTCTCTCTGTGGGCATCCTGGTGAGTCATCTCTCGGATACGGCTCGGCAGCAGACGCGTATCTCGGAGGCGCGGCGGCAGGAAGTGGAGCAGCTCTACGGCTTCAGTCAGCAATTGATGCTGCAGGATGATTTCCGTTCGCTGGCAAGACAGGCACCGTCGATTGCGGCGACGATTTTTGGTTTTCGGGCCGTGGCGCTTTATGTGCGGGATCATGACGCGGCACACTACTCGGACCCTGAGGCTGTGCTGCTTCCGGCAGCGGAGTTGCGCAAAGCGGCCCTGGCACTCGAGACGGGGGCGCGCGCGATTGATGGCGCGCAGGTGGTGCCGCTGATGTTCGGCATGCGCTCGGTGGGGGCTCTGGCCGTGCTGGGCAGCAGCGCTTCGCATGTACAGCTCGAGGCTATCGGCGCGCTGGTGGCCATTGCACTGGAGCGCGCGGCCACCATCGAACAAAGTACGCACGTGGAGGCTGCACGCGAGAGCGAACGGCTGCGTTCGGCGCTGCTCGATTCTGTGACACACGATCTGCGTACGCCGCTGACCTCGATCCGCGCGGCGGCATCGACACTGCTCAGCCACCCGAATCTGCCGAACGAAGGGCGTTCGGAAATGTACGCGGTGATCGAAGAGGAGTCGGCGCGGCTGGACCTGCTGATCGGCCGTGCCGTGGAGATGGCCCAGCTGGATGCGCAGGGTATTCAGGTAAAGCCGAAGCCCGAGAAAATTGCCGATCTGGTGGCGATGGCGCTTGAAGAGGCGCGCGGCCCGCTGGGCAACCGCGCAGTCACAGTGGAGATTCCGGATAACCTGCCGCGGGTGCTGCTGGATCGCGAGTTGGTGCGGCGGGTGCTGCGGCATCTGATCGAAAATGCGGCACGTTATTCGCCGGATGCCTCATCCCTGCGCATCTGGGCACGCGTTGAGGACTACCGGCTGATGGTGAGCCTCGAAGACCGGGGGCCCGGAATCGATGAGGCGGATCAGCCGTATATTTTCGACAAGTTTTTCCGGGGGCGAAACCAGAAGCCGGGTACATCGGGCACTGGCATGGGGTTGGCGATTGTGAAGGCCATCATGATCGCGCATGGCGGCGGGGTGACGATGGGCAACCGGCCCGGCGGCGGCGCTATTTTTACCCTGTGGCTGCCTGCCGATGGGCAGGGCGCGTCTACAGAAGAGCCTGTGCGTGACTGA
- a CDS encoding response regulator transcription factor: protein MAERVLVVDDEAQITRVLRTALSAQNYDVRTANDPEEALHLFEEWAPDLIITDLMMPGMTGVELCRAIRTRSKVPILVLSVREQERSKVEALDAGADDYVTKPFSIQELMARVRAHLRRAPERVTDAPVTVGDFIVDIAAHAVTVAGRSVHLTPKEFDLLLLFARNAGKVLTHRALLTAVWGAQSAQQPEYLRVFVGQLRKKLQGDSGKEYIQTEPWVGYRFLPDGGTE, encoded by the coding sequence ATGGCTGAACGAGTTCTTGTCGTCGACGACGAAGCGCAGATCACTCGCGTACTGCGCACCGCACTCTCCGCACAAAACTATGATGTCCGCACCGCAAACGACCCCGAAGAGGCACTGCATCTCTTCGAAGAGTGGGCGCCGGACCTGATCATCACCGATCTCATGATGCCCGGCATGACCGGCGTCGAGCTCTGCCGCGCCATCCGCACCCGCAGCAAGGTGCCTATCCTCGTGCTTTCGGTCCGCGAACAGGAACGCTCCAAAGTCGAAGCGCTCGATGCCGGAGCGGATGACTATGTCACCAAGCCCTTCAGCATCCAGGAACTGATGGCCCGCGTCCGCGCGCACCTGCGCCGCGCCCCGGAACGAGTCACCGATGCCCCCGTCACGGTCGGTGACTTTATCGTCGACATCGCGGCCCACGCAGTCACCGTTGCAGGCCGCTCTGTGCACCTCACCCCCAAGGAATTCGACCTGCTGCTGCTCTTCGCCCGCAATGCCGGCAAGGTGCTCACCCACCGCGCACTGCTGACTGCCGTCTGGGGTGCGCAATCTGCGCAACAGCCTGAATACCTGCGCGTATTTGTCGGCCAGCTGCGCAAGAAACTGCAAGGGGATAGCGGCAAGGAATACATTCAGACCGAGCCCTGGGTGGGCTATCGCTTCCTCCCTGACGGAGGCACCGAATAG
- a CDS encoding outer membrane beta-barrel protein: MTTLRDTSKFLILIGLLLLALPLVAQGSAASNSQQPPANDGEVQQLRDTVKLLEQRVSALEAEIGRQSHADSATATTEASSLTAATKELSPTPPSATLPAPASPPAAAVSILPTQLPGGATLGYDIDGYYEYDFNHPIGRVDYLRAYDVLSNAFSLNQAGIVFDLDPDVSHGRRYGARLDLQFGQATETSQGNPENEPRPDIYRNIFQAYGTYVVPVGSGLNVDFGKWASSLGAEGNYTKDQLNYTRSFFFNYLPFYHMGIRTSYKVNSWLTANYWIVNGTNQTEPTNSFKDELFGFNLQPAKSVAWTINYYLGQDHPDVTTSTGCTTPVQPGLCFTPISPAPDGKLHIFDSYATWTVNPRLSFTGEGDYVIEREWANAAPGESSAPSHVDGGAAYVHFQWTPRTALTARTEYLSDRGGLFSGTTQALKEGTFTYEYKLADNLLARMEYRRDWTNVPFFLTDKTGLLSDHQTTATLGLVWWYGGRQGAW; the protein is encoded by the coding sequence ATGACAACCCTGCGTGACACCTCGAAGTTTCTGATTCTGATCGGTCTGCTCCTCCTGGCATTGCCTCTCGTCGCACAAGGCTCTGCGGCGTCCAATTCGCAGCAGCCTCCAGCAAATGACGGCGAAGTGCAGCAGCTGCGCGATACCGTCAAGCTTCTTGAGCAGCGCGTCAGCGCGCTCGAAGCTGAGATCGGTCGGCAATCCCACGCCGACTCGGCCACTGCCACCACAGAAGCCTCGAGCCTGACCGCGGCCACCAAGGAACTTTCCCCCACCCCGCCGTCCGCAACGCTTCCCGCGCCGGCTTCGCCCCCGGCAGCCGCGGTATCGATCCTCCCCACGCAGCTTCCCGGCGGCGCCACGCTCGGGTATGACATCGACGGCTACTACGAGTACGACTTCAACCATCCCATCGGCCGCGTCGACTACCTCCGTGCCTACGATGTCCTGAGCAACGCCTTCAGTCTGAACCAGGCCGGAATCGTCTTCGACCTCGATCCCGATGTCTCCCATGGCCGCCGCTACGGCGCGCGCCTCGACCTGCAGTTCGGCCAGGCGACTGAAACCAGCCAGGGCAACCCTGAAAATGAACCCCGCCCCGATATCTACCGGAATATTTTCCAGGCTTATGGCACCTATGTCGTCCCCGTCGGTTCGGGTCTAAATGTGGACTTCGGCAAGTGGGCCAGCTCGCTGGGCGCCGAAGGCAATTACACCAAGGACCAGCTGAACTACACCCGGTCTTTCTTCTTCAACTATCTGCCCTTCTATCACATGGGCATACGCACTTCGTACAAGGTCAACAGCTGGCTTACCGCCAACTACTGGATCGTGAACGGCACCAACCAGACCGAGCCCACGAACTCCTTCAAGGACGAGCTCTTCGGCTTCAACCTTCAACCCGCAAAGAGCGTCGCCTGGACGATCAACTATTACCTCGGGCAAGACCATCCCGACGTAACTACATCCACCGGCTGCACCACGCCGGTACAACCCGGCCTCTGCTTCACTCCGATCTCACCGGCGCCCGACGGCAAGCTTCATATCTTCGACAGCTATGCCACCTGGACCGTGAACCCGCGCCTCTCATTCACCGGCGAAGGCGACTACGTCATCGAACGCGAGTGGGCCAACGCCGCTCCCGGCGAATCTTCCGCGCCCTCGCATGTGGATGGCGGCGCCGCCTATGTGCATTTCCAATGGACGCCCCGCACCGCGCTCACCGCACGCACGGAATATCTCTCCGACCGTGGCGGTCTCTTCAGCGGCACGACGCAGGCGCTCAAGGAAGGCACCTTCACCTACGAATACAAGCTTGCTGACAATCTGCTGGCACGCATGGAATACCGTCGCGACTGGACAAACGTGCCTTTCTTTTTAACCGACAAAACAGGACTGCTCTCCGATCACCAGACCACCGCCACGCTCGGCCTTGTCTGGTGGTACGGAGGACGGCAAGGCGCCTGGTAA
- the kdpF gene encoding K(+)-transporting ATPase subunit F — MDITTLIVVLLTIALLVYLVFALLSPEKF; from the coding sequence ATGGATATCACTACCCTGATCGTTGTCCTGCTCACCATTGCGCTGCTGGTGTATCTGGTCTTTGCGCTGCTTTCCCCGGAGAAATTCTGA